One Capricornis sumatraensis isolate serow.1 chromosome 8, serow.2, whole genome shotgun sequence genomic region harbors:
- the LOC138082721 gene encoding pregnancy-associated glycoprotein 1-like translates to MKWLVLLGLVAFSECVVKIPLRRVKTMRNTLSGKNMMNNLLKEHAYRLNEISFHGSNLTIHPLRNFMDMLYVGNITIGTPPQEFQVIFDTGSSDLWVPSMICTSTACSTQVRFRHLQSSTFRSTNKTFSIIYGSGRMKGVVVHDTVWIGDLVSTDQQFSLSMEEYGFEGIPFEGDLCLNYPNKYLTGAISIFEKLKNQGAISEPVFAFYLSKDKKEGSVVMFGGVDNRY, encoded by the exons ATGAAGTGGCTTGTGCTCCTCGGGCTGGTGGCCTTCTCAGAGTGTGTAGTCAA AATACCTCTAAGGAGAGTGAAGACCATGAGAAACACCCTCAGTGGAAAAAACATGATGAACAATTTACTGAAGGAACATGCTTACAGACTGAATGAGATTTCTTTTCATGGCTCAAATCTGACTATTCACCCACTGAGAAACTTCATGGAT ATGCTCTATGTGGGTAACATCACCATAGGAACACCCCCTCAGGAATTCCAGGTTATCTTTGACACAGGTTCATCTGACTTGTGGGTGCCCTCCATGATTTGCACCAGTACAGCCTGTT CTACACAGGTTAGGTTCAGACATCTTCAGTCTTCCACCTTTCGGTCTACCAATAAGACCTTCAGCATCATCTATGGATCTGGGAGAATGAAAGGAGTTGTTGTTCATGACACAGTTTGG ATTGGGGACCTTGTAAGTACTGACCAGCAGTTCAGTCTAAGCATGGAGGAATATGGGTTTGAGGGTATACCTTTTGAAGGTGACTTGTGCTTGAACTACCCCAACAAATACCTCACTGGAGCCATCTCCATCTTTGAGAAGCTGAAGAATCAAGGTGCCATTTCTGAGCCTGTTTTTGCCTTCTATTTGAGCAA AGACAAGAAGGAGGGCAGTGTGGTGATGTTTGGTGGGGTGGACAATCGCTACTAG